The following coding sequences lie in one Mycobacterium sp. Z3061 genomic window:
- a CDS encoding response regulator transcription factor, protein MPDSSPLRILVYSDNVHTREQVKQALGKRLHPDLPELSYVEVATGPMVIRTMDEGGIDLAILDGEAAPTGGMGIAKQLKDELSSCPPILVLTGRPDDAWLASWSRAEAAVPHPLDPIVLGRTALSLLRAPAH, encoded by the coding sequence GTGCCCGACTCCAGCCCGCTGCGCATCCTCGTCTACAGCGACAACGTCCATACCCGCGAACAGGTGAAGCAGGCCCTGGGTAAACGGCTGCACCCGGACCTGCCCGAACTGAGCTACGTCGAGGTCGCCACCGGCCCGATGGTGATCCGCACGATGGACGAGGGCGGCATCGACCTGGCCATCCTCGACGGAGAGGCTGCGCCGACCGGCGGCATGGGGATTGCCAAGCAGCTCAAGGATGAGCTGTCGTCGTGCCCCCCGATTCTGGTGCTGACCGGGCGTCCGGACGATGCCTGGCTGGCCAGCTGGTCACGCGCGGAGGCGGCGGTGCCGCATCCGCTCGACCCCATCGTGCTGGGCCGCACGGCGCTGAGCCTGCTGCGCGCCCCTGCGCACTAG
- a CDS encoding YceI family protein: MTTLETLLTDPESAGTWALVPDRSAVTFKIRNMWGLMPVKGAFTEFSGEGRLTGEGEVSGRIDIQVASLDTGIARRDKHLRSADFFDVERFGEIAVVVNALHPATGKSADLHTHFTIKGITEPVPLPVTITELDDGSVRVSGRTQIDRSRFDLDWNKLGVMSNAVTVSAEAVFVHPAQTA; this comes from the coding sequence ATGACCACGCTGGAAACTCTGCTCACCGACCCGGAATCCGCCGGGACGTGGGCTCTGGTGCCCGACCGCTCCGCCGTCACCTTCAAGATCCGCAACATGTGGGGCCTGATGCCCGTCAAAGGCGCCTTCACCGAGTTCAGCGGCGAGGGCCGCCTCACCGGCGAAGGCGAGGTGTCGGGCCGGATCGACATCCAGGTCGCCTCACTGGACACCGGGATCGCACGCCGCGACAAGCACCTGCGTTCGGCCGACTTCTTCGACGTCGAACGCTTCGGCGAGATCGCCGTCGTCGTCAACGCCCTGCACCCGGCTACCGGAAAGTCCGCCGACCTGCACACCCACTTCACCATCAAGGGCATTACGGAACCTGTGCCCCTCCCGGTGACGATCACCGAACTCGACGACGGGTCGGTTCGGGTTTCGGGCCGGACGCAGATCGACCGATCCCGGTTCGACCTGGACTGGAACAAACTCGGGGTGATGTCCAACGCAGTCACGGTGTCCGCTGAAGCCGTCTTCGTGCACCCGGCTCAGACCGCGTGA
- a CDS encoding nuclear transport factor 2 family protein has protein sequence MTVNELADRLFSAIEKGDRETVASMWGDDVAVWRTDGRRDPTTCDDKPRALRVIDWFLSTTATRGYEILDRQVFENGFVQQHVLHATGHGGQSIAMRVCIVIKVDKEGLINHIDEYFDPADLAPLLVRDSR, from the coding sequence ATGACCGTCAACGAACTGGCCGACCGGCTGTTCAGCGCAATCGAGAAGGGCGACCGGGAGACCGTCGCCTCGATGTGGGGCGACGACGTCGCCGTCTGGCGCACCGACGGCCGCCGCGACCCGACCACCTGTGATGACAAGCCGCGGGCACTGCGCGTCATCGACTGGTTCCTCTCGACCACCGCTACGCGCGGCTACGAAATCCTGGACCGCCAGGTATTCGAAAACGGATTCGTCCAGCAGCACGTGTTGCACGCCACAGGCCACGGCGGCCAGTCGATCGCGATGCGGGTTTGCATAGTGATCAAGGTGGACAAAGAAGGTCTTATCAACCACATAGACGAGTACTTCGACCCCGCAGACCTCGCGCCCCTACTAGTCAGGGACTCACGATGA
- a CDS encoding DUF6285 domain-containing protein, with protein sequence MNLHGRPTAAELVAAVAEFLENDVRDATTGQVNFHARVAANALRMVERELQNPGETEVRAALTGLGFADEPALAAAIRAGELDDRGDDVAACLRTLVRHRLAAAHPGYDAAENDEEPLS encoded by the coding sequence GTGAACCTACACGGCCGGCCCACCGCGGCCGAACTGGTCGCCGCCGTCGCCGAGTTCCTGGAGAACGACGTGCGGGATGCGACCACCGGCCAGGTCAATTTCCACGCCCGAGTGGCCGCCAATGCCCTGCGCATGGTCGAGCGCGAACTGCAAAACCCCGGCGAGACCGAGGTTCGCGCCGCCCTGACCGGCCTGGGCTTCGCCGACGAACCCGCCCTGGCCGCAGCGATCCGTGCCGGTGAGCTCGACGACCGCGGCGACGACGTCGCCGCGTGCCTGCGCACGCTGGTACGACACCGACTCGCCGCCGCCCACCCGGGATACGACGCCGCCGAAAACGACGAGGAGCCGCTTTCATGA